The nucleotide sequence GCCAGGAAGTTTCAGACCTGGACAATCGCTGGTTATCTATTGGCAAAGGAGTTGCTGGCAAATCCCCATCATTTAAACTTAATCACGTTTGATACGGAATGGTGCTGAATAGCCCTATGAATTGAAAATCTTCAATTCATCCAACACTCAGTTCATACCCAAAATCAGCAATGCTGATACCCCGATGTGACCTGGGTTTGCATAGCATCTGAAACTTCCCCATAAAGGCACGAGGAACACAGAGTCATTTCTCTGTGCCCTCTGTGTCTCTGTGGTAAAGTTCTAAAGTTTTCAGCTTATTTTTTCAGCTTATTGCATCCACGATTCTCAACTGCGGCTGGGGATCTGGACTCTGGCAGTCCCAACCGGAATCTCGCCCCGGATGCCTGTGCGTTCGGCTGTGACACCGTAGAACAGGGTATCTCCGTCAGAGCGACGCATTTGCACCCCAGTAAACAGCACTTCTAAATAGGTGCCTTGAGCCACGGGTTGGTCAAACACAATCGCAACTCGATTTTTGTCCTTCGAGATTTTGGCAGGAACATCCTGCCCATTCTGGTTAATCACGCGGATGGCATTATACTCTTCCATTTGACTGGGAATCGAAATCATCAGATCATTGAGGGACATGCCAACCACGGCCAGTCGAATGAAATGGGCAGTACCGCGCACTCCAGAACTGGTGATAAATGGAGCTGTGAAGTTGAATGTCATGGACGTTTCACCTGCCATCAGCATGGAGGATGGACTGGGACCACTGGTAATTCCAGGGCGGGCAGAGGCAGGGGATGCCAGACCAGAAGCCGCGATCGCAACCAGCAATGCAGAAGCGCCAGTAAACACTAAGCCTTTCATGGTGTAATCCTTGAAGTTAATCCTGAAGTTAATCCAGAGTAGTGATTGATGCTTGATGTAAGCCAATCAATGCCTTTAATCGATAGATTGCCAGTCCACCCTGAATCTCTTCTGATTTGAAGATTAAAGATTTCTCAGGATCGTTTGACGAACCATGTAGTATTTGGTGTATGCGCTCGCAGAGGTTGTTTCTGGCAATTGCAAAAATTCTGCCAGTGCCAGTGCCAGTGCCAGTGCCAGTGGTTTGGAGGAAAGTGATATTATCTGGGCGACCCCGCCTACTGAAACATCTTACGTGCCCGTTCCTGGCGGGATCCTGCCTCTGCCATGACTGTGGCAGCATTCTCTAACATTTCACCAGGAAAGTTTTCCAGGACTTTTGTAGACAGGGAAATTCTGCCCCTGCCTTCGTCCAGATCGGCGATGATGGCTTTAATTGGTTGCCCCACCTGAAACAGAGCTGGCAAGGACTCAATGTAGTTCTTGCTGATCTGATTGATGTGGAGCAAGGCACTGGTGCCGTCCAGGTCAACAAAAACGCCAAAGGGCCTGATACCCGACACTTTTCCCTCGACCAGTTGCCCTACTTCTAGCTGGCTGAAGGCGACGGACCGGGTTGCCAGACGATTTGAAAGCACTAGCTTATTGCGATCGCGATTCAGCTCCAGAATGACGGCGGTCAAAGTGCTGCCTTTCAGGGATTCCAGATCATCTCGCCCGGCAAGGTGCGATCGCGGAATGAAGCCCTGCAATCCCTGCACATCCACGGTGACTCCCCCTTTGTTCGTTCCGGTTACGCGCACTTGCAAGCTCTGGTTGCTGGACTGCATGTCTGCCAGATTGTCCCAGACCTGTTTGATCTCAAACTGGCGCAGGGAAACTGTCACCTGCCCATCGGCATCCTGTTCTTTGATAATTAAGAACTCTCGTTCCTCATTTAGCGGCAAAATCAAAGAAATATCCGTGATTCGACGCAGGCTGGCTTCCTGCAAAGGTAAAAAAGCAGGGGATTTGGCCCCGATATCCACAAATGCTCCGTCTGTTTCATAGCTGATGACCTTACCCTGAACAACCTGCCCCCTCTGAAATTCATAGTCGAATTGTTCCAGGGCTTTTTCAAAGTCTTCCATTGAAAAGGAAGAATCGGTAGAGGCAGAACGGGTTGACTTCAATTCCATGAGACTGACGAAACTCGATACTTTAAAGCCTACCCGAAAACTTCCTGGGTTAGATATTGAACCTTTGCACAAGCTTTTCGGATAGGCTTTTAATATAACCTCTGGGGTGAGGTCCTGGGGAACCGCCTCCTGACCCTCTAGAATGGATTAACCTTATCTAGAAAGTATCTCTCCTGAGGGAGGCAGCCATGCCCCCAGGTTGGGATTGGATAAACCCTCTGATGAAGATGAAAATGATTGATGGCCCGGATGGGGCTGAAGCAATGACGGCACTTTCCGATGGATGGCAAGCAAATGGGTGGCAACACCACTTTGTTGAAACCAACCAGATTCGCTTGCATTGCGTGACCCAGGGAGAGGGCGATCTGGTCATTTTATTACACGGATTCCCTGAATTCTGGTATTCCTGGCGGTTTCAAATTCCGGCGCTGGCTCGCTATTTCAAAGTGGTTGTACCTGACCTGCGTGGTTACAATGATTCTGATAAACCCGCCAGTGGCTACAATCTGGATACCCTCTGTGCCGATGTTCAAGGATTGATTGACAGTTTTGGTTATGCGCGTGCTCATATTGTTGGACACGACTGGGGAGGGGCGATCGCCTGGCACCTGGCACAAACATTTCCCCAGTCTCTGAACCGTTTAGCCATCTTAAATGCAGCTCCAGCCCAGCGGTTGATTCAGGAAATGACCAGCAATTTTGATCAACTTCGACGTAGCTGGTACGTGATTGCCTTTCAGGTTCCTGGCATTCCCGAATGGCTGATTCAGCAGAATCTTAAGGAATTTGTCAAAACGCTCTTCCAGGGACAGGCGATTCGCAAAGGAGCCTTTTCGACTGACAATACGGAAATTTATCGCCGTGCACTGGAAAAACCGGGGGCACTCTCAGCAGCCCTCAACTATTACCGTCAGATGTTTTCTCCCTGGCAATGGTTCAAAGACTTTGGTCGCCCTCCCACGCCCATCACAGTTCCAACGCTGGTGTTGTGGGGAGAAGAAGATCCCTTTCTGAGCCAGACATTGATTAGGAACCTCGACCAACTGATTCACGCTCCCTACGAACTGAAACTCATTGCCCATTGTGGTCACTGGCTGCAACAGGAAGCCCCCCAGACAGTCAATCGAGAACTCCTGGCGTTTCTGAGAAATTAACACTTACTTTATAAACAGGGGATCCCTTCTAAGGTTTATGTTCTAAGTTCCCAGATCTGCTTCAAGACCAAAAAATTCTGTGCTGTACTGAAAGACAATGGGCAGATTTGGGGCTGAATAGTCTCAACCCCTTCCATCCCTGGACAATCCCTGCTCCAGAGTAAGGGCTTGTTAATTGAGATGTTTTGAGATATAGCAAAATGGTTTCTACAGCAAAAATTGGGGTGGTTGTGATTGGACGGAATGAGGGCGATCGCCTGATCCGCAGCCTGGACTCTGTTGTGAACGGTTCCCATACCGTTGTTTATGTTGACTCTGGCTCTACCGATGGCAGTTGTGAAGCGGCTCGCGATCGCGGCGTTGAAGTCGTCAACCTGGACAGGTCTGTCCCCTTTACGGCGGCCCGCGCCCGTAATGCCGGGTTCAAGCGGCTACAAAATCTGCAACCGGATATCGAGTATGTTCAATTCATCGATGGGGACTGTGAAGTGGTGCCTGGATGGATGGAAGCGGCTACCACCGTGCTTGATACCCATCCAGATGTAGTCGCTGTCTGTGGCTGGCGACGAGAGCGTTACCCAGAACGGAGTGTCTTTAACCGCATTTGCGATGTGGAATGGCGAATTTGCCCCGTAGGGGAAAACCTTGCCTTTGGGGGTGATGTTCTGATTCGGGCTAAATCTCTGGCGGCTGTGGGGGGATACGACCCGATTGTGATTGCCGGTGAAGAGCATGAGTTAGCTGTGCGCTTGCGCCAGCAGGGGGGAAAAATTCTCCGTATTGATCAGGTAAACACCCTGCATGATGCCGATATGCACCACTTCTCCCAGTGGTGGAACCGGGCTAAACGCTGTGGCTATGCCTACTCCCTGGTTGCTTCCATGCATGGAGCGTCCCCCGAACACAAATTTGTCAGAGAAGTCAGACGTACCTGGCTTTGGGGTTTCGTTATGCCATTGACAGCTCTGGTGCTGATGCCCCTGACCAATGGGTTTTCCCTTCTGATTCTGGCCCGGTATCCTCTGACCGCTCTTAAAACTACCTACAACACACACCGCCAGGGAATTTCCTGGGGCGATAGCATTGTCTGGGGACTGTCCTGTAGTATCTCGGCGTTTCCAGAAGTGACTGGGGCAATCAAGTTCCAGCTTAATCGCCTGCAAAATCGTCAGCACGAAATTATCGAGTACAAAGGTCCCCGTGTAGAGGGGTAGCCTCTCCACCCGGATCGGTGTTGCTGAAGAGTGGGACGAATTCCGCCTAGCGGCACTGGTGCGATAATTATTGTTAGAGTCTTAAGGGCATTGCTGAGATGGATGTTTTTACCATTGGGCATTCCAATCATTCAAGTGAAGCGTTTATGGCTCTGTTGAAACAGCATGGCATCACAGCCCTGGTTGATGTGCGATCGCACCCCTATAGTCGTTATCTGCCCCACTTCAATCAGGCCCCTCTGAAAGCTTCCCTCAAGGCTGCCCATATCCATTACCTGTTTCTTGGCCAGGCATTGGGAGCCAGATCCGATAACCCCGACTGCTATCTAAATGGCAAAGCGGTGTACCAGAGGATTGCCGCTACAGCGTGTTTCCAGGAGGGGATTCAGCGGGTAGTCAAAGGGGCACAGACCTACAGAATTGCCCTCATGTGCGCTGAGAAAGACCCGATTACGTGCCACCGGGCAGTTCTGGTTTGCCCCCATCTCTCTGCCTGCGGTTTGCAGATCCAGCATATTTTGAGTAATGGGGATCTGGAATCCCATCCCCAACTGGAAGAGCGGTTACTGGAGCTACATAACTTGAAGCCATCCCAGGCTGCTCCTGCCCAACTCTCGCTGTTTGGTGATGGATTCCTCTCTGAATCGGGAACCCTACGGTCAAAGGAAGAGGCATTGCAGGAAGCCTACCGACTTCAGGGCGATCGCATTGCCTATGTCGAAAGGACAGCAGAGAAGGCAGAACCCAGCCATGAGCCAACCCATTAATCTGTTTACAATTGGGTTTACCCAGAAAACTGCCCAACAGTTTTTTGAAACACTGGTACAGGCAGGAGTTCAGCGCGTGATTGATACCCGGTTGAACAACGTTTCCCAACTGGCAGGTTTTGCCAAGCGGGCAGATCTGGAGTATTTTCTGCAAAAAATTGGTGGCATTCAGTATATCCATTGTCTGGATCTGGCTCCTACCCAGGACATGCTGGATAACTACAAGAAAAAGAAAGGGGATTGGGCGACCTACGAGCATCAGTTCCTGCAATTGATCCGCGATCGCCAGATTGAAACCAGAGTTTCCCCTGAACTGATGGATGGGGCATGCCTTTTGTGTAGCGAACCCAAACCGCATCACTGCCACCGCCGCTTGGTGGCTGAATATTTGCATCAACAGTGGGGAACCTTAGAGATACACCACCTCTAATGCTCCATGACTCAAATCATCTGTCTCGCCAACTCCTGGAAGCACGGCGAGCGCTGCATTGCAGGTATTGACCTCATGACTGGCAACTGGATTCGCCCTGTGTCTGACTTGAGTGATGGGCGAGTCCCCTGGTTTGTGCGGATGGTGGATGGGCAAGAACCCCAACTCCTGGATATTCTGGACATTCCTCTGGCAGACACCGCCTCATCCCACTGGGATTTTGCGCGGGAAAACCATTCTATTCTGCCCGGTGAATGGCGACGGGTAGGCCGGTTGCAAGTCACCGATTTGCTGCCCTATTGCGATTACAGGAATTCGATCCTGCACAATCCGGATCGTTGTGTAACCGTTCCTTACCTGCGTGCCCTGCCCCCGGGCGATCGCCAGACGTTACAACTGGTGTATGCAAAAGAACTTTCTGTCCAGGGAATTTTCAAACTCAGTGGCAGACGCAAATGGCAGGCGACGCTGAACGGTGCCAGTGGGCACAGTCTGGTGAATGTCACGATTACTGACCCCGTATTTGTGGAACGTCTGGAAACAGGTTATCGTCCCCAACATCCCTGCCTGGTTACAGTAAGTTTGAGCCTGCCGTTTCGACCTGCACAGGAGTGTGAACAGGATGAAGCTTGTTGGAAGCTGATTGCAGGGGTTATCGAACTATCTGAAGCAGACCTGGTCCTGGTTGAAATGCAACGGTTGGGCTGGACGATTCAGCAGGGGCGAGATTATTTGCAACAGGTCTATGGGAAGCGATCGCGCCAACAACTAACCCCCACTGAACTCACCGATTTCTTGCAGCACTTGCAATCCCGGTCATTAATCAGCTAAGGGAGAGGGGTGAGGAGGAGAATGGAGGAGTTAAACGTTAAACGTTAAGGATCGTGGATTAAATCAACTGAAAAGCCTGGCACTTTACCACAGAGACACAGAGGAATGGCTTTGTGTTCTCCGGGCCTCTGGGGTGAAATTTCAGGGCATAAAATCCTCATTCCTGAGAAGCGTAAGTTGAGGATACCCTTTCTCTCCATATCTCCCTCATTTTTCTCCAAAAACCAACAACTTCTCTTTCTTCATCCTCCATCCTGTCGTTGCAGGTCTTCCAACGTTGCCAGGACTTCTGCGCTATGAATAGCCGGATTCACGCCGGTAAAGCTTGCCCGCAGGATGCCGTCTGGATCCACAATATAGGTGTGACGCAGAGAAATTGCCCCCATCCAGGAACCGTATGCTTTGCTGACAGTGCCATCCGTGTCTGCCAAAAGGGGAAACTTCAGCCCTTCTGAATCGCAAAATTCGGCATGGGAATCAACGGAATCAGCGCTGATGCCCAGGATTTGCGTATTCCGACTCAGGTATTTCGGCTGATCCTGTTGAAATCGACGAGCTTCTAAGGTACAGCCAGAGGTAAAGTCTTTGGGATAGAAGTAAACCACTACCCATTTCCCCCGGTAATCAGCCAGGGAAATGGTGCCGTCCCCGGTATTGGTGGGTAGGGTGAACTGTGGGGCAGGTTGATTCAGTGGTGGTTGCGCCCCACCCAGTGCCCGGGCAGTTGGTATGCCACCAAACAGGACCAGACAACTGAGAAAGCTGGCGAGCAGAAACGGGAGAAAACAACGAATAGCCATTTCAGAAACGTGAACCTGTACTTTACATAAGTTTACAACCTGTTGTTGTCAAGAGTGGCTCTTCCCAGCGATTTTCAAATGGGTTAATTACCATTTTGGGTACTGGATACCCGGTATTTGGGTGTGGCAAACCCAACCGGCAAGCGTTGTAAAGCCTATCTGAAAACTTTCTCAGTCCGGGTTTGGGCTGTTCGGATAGCGTTTAAGCCAGGAAATGCAAATTGCAGGGCGATCGCGACTCTCTTTTTTCCTGCGAGAGTAATCGCTGTCTGAAATGCTACGATGTTGCTCAGAGCCAGTTACCAGAAAGTTTCTACGCCTCTTTGGATCAAGGAGAATCAAATGTTTTTTCACTGGTCATACCTGATACTACTTCCAGGTATTATTCTTGTCTTCTGGTCACAGCAACGGGTTCAAGGTACCTACGCCAAATACTCGCGCATTGCCTCCACAATGGGTATGACTGGGGCACAGGTTGCTGAGATGATTTTGCACCGGATGGGCGTGACGAATGTGAAGGTCGAGCCAGTTGCGGGGGCACTGACGGATCACTACGATCCCAGTGCGAAAGCAGTGCGGTTGTCTGAGTCAGTGTATGGGTCAAACTCGATTGCGGCGGCTGCGGTGGCAGCCCACGAGTGCGGTCACGTCTTGCAGGATGTGCAGGGCTACAAGTTTATGAATGTGCGGGCATCGCTGGTTCCGGTTGCCAATTTAGGATCCAGATTGGGGCCCATTCTGATTATTGTCGGGATTGTCCTGGGCGGCCTAGGTGGAATTTTTATCAATATCGGGATTGCCCTGTTTGCAGCCGTGATTTTGTTTCACATTGTCACACTACCAGTTGAATTTGATGCCTCTAGCCATGCCTTGAAGTTGATCAATCAACTGGGTATCTTACAGGGTGAAGAAAATAATGCTGCCCGCAAGGTGCTCAATGCTGCCGCCTTCACCTACGTTGCAACCGCGCTTTATGCTCTCCTGCAGTTGATTCAATACTTTTTACTGTCAAGAAGATAGGTTACATAATGCAGGTTGCCGAAAATAACCCGCCAGTTTTAGTTTGAACCACTTTTAGTTTGAACCACAAAGACACAAAGCGCACGAAGAAACTTTGTGTCCCTTCGTGCCTTTATGGTGGAAAAACCTCTGCCACAATGCACTAGCGATAGGAGCAGATTTAACTTTTGCCCACAGGGCTAACTTTTGCCCGATACAGGAGGCGATCGCCCTGCCGGTAGCCAGTATAGCGCACCCGGACGCGCTCGCCTGCCTCTGCTGAGCCATCTATCAACTGATGTTGGTGCGGGTCGTAGGGAATTTCAGAACCAACCGTGGCAATGGGTTCAACTCCCCATTCCTGTAACAGGCGCTCCAATGGTTTCAGCAGGGGCAGGAGCTTGACTGCTGGAGCTTGAGGATTCTGCTGGGCAGCATAGGCGGCTGTCGGAAGTTGCAGCAGCAGGGATTCCAGCACTTGCAGACTGGACTGTTGAAACTCCTGCTGAAGCTCCAGTTTTTGTTCCTGAAGCTGTTGCTGAAGGCGATCGTACTCCTGCCTGAGTGCGGTTAACTCCTGCTCAAGTTTTAAGGTATTAGATTCTGACCCCAACTTTTGCATACCCGGCACAGGGAACAGGCTCAACAGGTCAACCACAGACACCTCTAATACCTGGCTCAGCTTCAGCAATGCCTCCAGTCGAATTTGACCCACCTCTCCCCGCCGCAACCGCCGGATTTGCTTTTCTGAAACCCCAGACGCCTGACTGAGCGATCGAAAACTGGAAAGCCCCACCCGTTGCATCAACTGCTGCAACCAATGGGAACTGTTGGGGGGGGAAGCTGGATT is from Leptothermofonsia sichuanensis E412 and encodes:
- a CDS encoding DUF2808 domain-containing protein, producing MKGLVFTGASALLVAIAASGLASPASARPGITSGPSPSSMLMAGETSMTFNFTAPFITSSGVRGTAHFIRLAVVGMSLNDLMISIPSQMEEYNAIRVINQNGQDVPAKISKDKNRVAIVFDQPVAQGTYLEVLFTGVQMRRSDGDTLFYGVTAERTGIRGEIPVGTARVQIPSRS
- a CDS encoding S1 RNA-binding domain-containing protein, encoding MEDFEKALEQFDYEFQRGQVVQGKVISYETDGAFVDIGAKSPAFLPLQEASLRRITDISLILPLNEEREFLIIKEQDADGQVTVSLRQFEIKQVWDNLADMQSSNQSLQVRVTGTNKGGVTVDVQGLQGFIPRSHLAGRDDLESLKGSTLTAVILELNRDRNKLVLSNRLATRSVAFSQLEVGQLVEGKVSGIRPFGVFVDLDGTSALLHINQISKNYIESLPALFQVGQPIKAIIADLDEGRGRISLSTKVLENFPGEMLENAATVMAEAGSRQERARKMFQ
- a CDS encoding alpha/beta fold hydrolase: MKMKMIDGPDGAEAMTALSDGWQANGWQHHFVETNQIRLHCVTQGEGDLVILLHGFPEFWYSWRFQIPALARYFKVVVPDLRGYNDSDKPASGYNLDTLCADVQGLIDSFGYARAHIVGHDWGGAIAWHLAQTFPQSLNRLAILNAAPAQRLIQEMTSNFDQLRRSWYVIAFQVPGIPEWLIQQNLKEFVKTLFQGQAIRKGAFSTDNTEIYRRALEKPGALSAALNYYRQMFSPWQWFKDFGRPPTPITVPTLVLWGEEDPFLSQTLIRNLDQLIHAPYELKLIAHCGHWLQQEAPQTVNRELLAFLRN
- a CDS encoding glycosyltransferase family 2 protein, whose protein sequence is MVSTAKIGVVVIGRNEGDRLIRSLDSVVNGSHTVVYVDSGSTDGSCEAARDRGVEVVNLDRSVPFTAARARNAGFKRLQNLQPDIEYVQFIDGDCEVVPGWMEAATTVLDTHPDVVAVCGWRRERYPERSVFNRICDVEWRICPVGENLAFGGDVLIRAKSLAAVGGYDPIVIAGEEHELAVRLRQQGGKILRIDQVNTLHDADMHHFSQWWNRAKRCGYAYSLVASMHGASPEHKFVREVRRTWLWGFVMPLTALVLMPLTNGFSLLILARYPLTALKTTYNTHRQGISWGDSIVWGLSCSISAFPEVTGAIKFQLNRLQNRQHEIIEYKGPRVEG
- a CDS encoding DUF488 domain-containing protein; protein product: MDVFTIGHSNHSSEAFMALLKQHGITALVDVRSHPYSRYLPHFNQAPLKASLKAAHIHYLFLGQALGARSDNPDCYLNGKAVYQRIAATACFQEGIQRVVKGAQTYRIALMCAEKDPITCHRAVLVCPHLSACGLQIQHILSNGDLESHPQLEERLLELHNLKPSQAAPAQLSLFGDGFLSESGTLRSKEEALQEAYRLQGDRIAYVERTAEKAEPSHEPTH
- a CDS encoding DUF488 domain-containing protein; the protein is MSQPINLFTIGFTQKTAQQFFETLVQAGVQRVIDTRLNNVSQLAGFAKRADLEYFLQKIGGIQYIHCLDLAPTQDMLDNYKKKKGDWATYEHQFLQLIRDRQIETRVSPELMDGACLLCSEPKPHHCHRRLVAEYLHQQWGTLEIHHL
- a CDS encoding regulatory protein GemA is translated as MTQIICLANSWKHGERCIAGIDLMTGNWIRPVSDLSDGRVPWFVRMVDGQEPQLLDILDIPLADTASSHWDFARENHSILPGEWRRVGRLQVTDLLPYCDYRNSILHNPDRCVTVPYLRALPPGDRQTLQLVYAKELSVQGIFKLSGRRKWQATLNGASGHSLVNVTITDPVFVERLETGYRPQHPCLVTVSLSLPFRPAQECEQDEACWKLIAGVIELSEADLVLVEMQRLGWTIQQGRDYLQQVYGKRSRQQLTPTELTDFLQHLQSRSLIS
- a CDS encoding peroxiredoxin, with the protein product MAIRCFLPFLLASFLSCLVLFGGIPTARALGGAQPPLNQPAPQFTLPTNTGDGTISLADYRGKWVVVYFYPKDFTSGCTLEARRFQQDQPKYLSRNTQILGISADSVDSHAEFCDSEGLKFPLLADTDGTVSKAYGSWMGAISLRHTYIVDPDGILRASFTGVNPAIHSAEVLATLEDLQRQDGG
- a CDS encoding zinc metallopeptidase, producing the protein MFFHWSYLILLPGIILVFWSQQRVQGTYAKYSRIASTMGMTGAQVAEMILHRMGVTNVKVEPVAGALTDHYDPSAKAVRLSESVYGSNSIAAAAVAAHECGHVLQDVQGYKFMNVRASLVPVANLGSRLGPILIIVGIVLGGLGGIFINIGIALFAAVILFHIVTLPVEFDASSHALKLINQLGILQGEENNAARKVLNAAAFTYVATALYALLQLIQYFLLSRR
- the grpE gene encoding nucleotide exchange factor GrpE; the protein is MNPASPPNSSHWLQQLMQRVGLSSFRSLSQASGVSEKQIRRLRRGEVGQIRLEALLKLSQVLEVSVVDLLSLFPVPGMQKLGSESNTLKLEQELTALRQEYDRLQQQLQEQKLELQQEFQQSSLQVLESLLLQLPTAAYAAQQNPQAPAVKLLPLLKPLERLLQEWGVEPIATVGSEIPYDPHQHQLIDGSAEAGERVRVRYTGYRQGDRLLYRAKVSPVGKS